The genomic interval GAAACCAGCCTACCACTGTGTTAAAGGTCTCAAGGACCTCACAGGCTTATCTCCCTTCTCACATCATGGCCACCACTCTGGGAAACTAGGCCTTCTCCAGATCCTTCCCCTTCTCATCATCCTGAGCAGCCCCCATGTGTGATCCAGGGAGGCCTGAGTAATTCTGTGATCCTGGACAGCTCCCTGACTCTGTCTGGGTTTGTTCCTCCACCAGGAAAATGGAGATGCATATCATCTGCCCCTCCcctttcagaaagtgaaagtgttagtcactcagtcatgtcccactctttgagaccccatggactgtagccagccaggctcttctgtccatggaattttccaggcaagaatactggagtgggttgccattcccttctccaggggactttcccaacctagggatcaagccccagtctcctgcgttgcaggcagattctttaccttctgagctacctcCCCTTTCAGAGTCCTGACTAATTTTGGCAAGCAGGGTGCCCATGAGAAGGGGTAGGTAAGGTGCAGACAGAACATCCTGGTAAGAGTAAATCCTGACGTCCCAGTATACAACTGCCCAAAATACACACTTGTCTTACAGAACCAAATGTAAATACTATGGAATGAGAAGGCTCAGTTccacctctctcttccccttcctgaATCAGGCCGGCCAGGTTCAGATTGGCTTTGTCGGGTGGCCCCCCTGCCCGCTCCTTCCTTAACTGGGGGCTGATGCCCCAGAATTCTCAGGAGAATTCCCAGGCCTACCCCCGCCGCCGCTCTGGGAGCCACACAGGTCGTAAGACTCCTGAGACCCTCGCAGCCGCAACCATGTACACCTTCTTGCCTGACAACTTTTCCCCTACCAAGCCCAAGCCGTCCAAAGAGCTGAAGCCGCTGCTGGGCTCCGCagtgctggggctgctgctggtgTTGGCCGCGGTGGTGGCCTGGTGCTACTACAGCGCCTCTCTACGAAAGGCGGAACGCCTGCGCGCGGAGCTGCTGGACCTCAACCGTGGTGGCTTCTCGATTCGCAACCAGAAGGGCGAGCAGGTGTTCCGCCTGGCCTTCCGCTCGGGCGTCCTGGACCTGGATTCCTGCAGCCGCGACGGCGCCCTGCTTGGCTGCTCTCGCACAGCGGATGGGCGCCCGCTGCACTTCTTCATCCAGACCGTGCGACCCAAGGACACAGTCATGTGCTACCGCGTGCGCTGGGAGGAGGCGGCTCCAGGGCGCGCGGTGGAGCACGCCATGTTCCTGGGCGATGCTGGGGCGCACTGGTACGGCGGCGCCgagatgaagacccagcactggcCCATCCGCCTGGACGGCCAGCAGGAGCCGCAGCCCTTCGTCACCAGCGACGTCTACTCCTCCGATGCCGCCTTTGGCGGCATCCTCGAGCGCTACTGGCTGTCGTCGCGCGCGGCGGCCATCAAGGTCAACGACTCGGTGCCCTTCCACCTGGGCTGGAACAGCACGGAGCGCTCTCTGCGACTGCAGGCGCGCTACCACGACACGCCCTACAAGCCGCCAGCCGGCCGAGCCGCTGCACCCGAGCTCAGTTACCGCGTGTGCGTCGGCTCGGACGTCACCTCCATCCACAAGTACATGGTGCGGCGCTATTTCAACAAGCCGTCGAGGGTCCCAGCACCCGAGGCCTTCCGGGACCCCATCTGGTCCACATGGGTGCTGTACGGGCGCGCGGTGGACCAGGACAAGGTGCAGCGTTTCGCCCAACAGATCCGCCAGCACCGCTTCAACAGCAGCCACCTGGAAATCGACGACATGTACACTCCTGCCTACGGCGACTTCGACTTCGACGAGGCCAAGTTTCCTAACGCTAGCGACATGTTCCGCCGCCTGCGCGACGCCGGCTTTCGCGTCACGCTTTGGGTGCACCCGTTTGTCAACTACAATTCTTCCCGCTTTGGCGAGGGCGTGGAGCGGGAGCTGTTTGTGCGCGAACCCACCGGCCGGCTGCCGGCTCTCGTGCGCTGGTGGAATGGCATCGGCGCAGTGCTCGACTTCACGCGCCCCGAGGCCCGCGACTGGTTCCAAGGACACCTAAGGCGACTGCGCTCACGCTACTCCGTGGCCTCCTTCAAGTTTGACGCTGGCGAAGTCAGCTATTTGCCCCGGGACTTCAGCACCTACAGGCCGCTGTCTGATCCCAACATCTGGAGCCGGCGCTACACGGAGATGGCGCTGCCCTTCTTCTCGCTGGCCGAGGTCCGCGTGGGCTACCAGTCCCAGAACATATCGTGCTTTTTCCGCCTGGTGGACCGTGACTCGGTGTGGGGCTACGATCTGGGGCTGCGCTCGCTCATCCCCGCGGTGCTCACCGTCAGCATGCTGGGCTACCCCTTCATCCTGCCCGATATGGTGGGTGGCAACGCTGTATCCGAGCGCTCAACCAGCGGCGGCGACGTGCCCGAGCGCGAGCTGTACGTGCGCTGGCTGGAAGTGGCCGCCTTCATGCCAGCTATGCAGTTCTCCGTTCCGCCCTGGCGGTACGACGCTGAAGTGGTGGCCATTGCGCACAAGTTCACGGCGCTGAGGGCCTCGCTCGTGGCGCCACTGTTGTTGGAACTGGCGGGTGAGGTCACTGACACGGGCGACCCCATCGTGCGCCCCCTCTGGTGGATCGCGCCCGGCGATGAGACGGCGCACCGCATCGACTCACAGTTTCTTATCGGAGACACGCTGCTCGTGGCACCCGTACTGGAGCCGGGCAAGCAGGAGCGGGACGTCTACCTGCCTGCAGGCAAGTGGCGCAGCTATAAAGGTGAGCTTTTTGACAAGACACCAGTGCTGCTCACGGATTACCCCGTTGACCTGGACGAGATCGCTTACTTCATCTGGGTATCCTGacccagcccagggcccagaAACCTGGCAGCCCTAACCCTAGTCTTCATGTAGGCCTTTAACCCTCAAAATCACAACCGCACCGTCTATCCCACAGGAAGTCCCCAACTTTATACCACCCACTAAGTGGGTAATTGACCTAAATGTGCTGGAACCGGCTCCTGTAGGGCGGGGGAGAAGACACTGAAGCACCACCCGCCCCCCAACTCCAGTGCACAATGGTTACAGCCCTCCTCTCCACAGGCACTCCAGTCTACAGAAACTCCTTCCCTTGGGTGGGGGCAAGAgagctcagaggaaaaaaaatcagttttcttccTGTAAAACACAGTTGGGTTTTAAACGCACAGAGAAGGGGACTTCCTgaggtggtccggtggttaggactccatccttccactgcagggggctggaGTTCAGTCCCTaataggggaactaagatcctgcataccacagtggcatggccaaaacaaaaagagaaaagcacagaaaGAAGCCTCACCTTCCATCTTTGTCCTTCTGAAGTGGTGACTTGGTCCTCTTGTGGTGACTTGGTCCTCTTGAAGGTCCCAAAATAGCCTCCTGCCACACTTAGAAAGGGCACATTCTTGGTGTTGGAAAGTGCCAGGCCCTGAGTTCTCAGCACTCGCCTGACCTGTGGCTGACCTGGTCCCACCCAGCTGGTGACAAGGGATGGAGGTACTTGGCCAACTGACAAGGAGGCAAGTGGTCCCCTCCCAAAGGCCGGGAGGACAGAGCCATCGTCATTGTCCCTCATTTGTGAAGAGACTCCTGACCCCATCCTTAGGCATCTGTGTACACACGTGGTTCAGCCCTGGGCCAGGGCCACTCCCTGATGGGCAAAGACTCGCAAGGCCATGCAGGCCAGACTTGGTGCCTTAACTCaagaacctgtgtgtgtgtgttctgtgtgtatgtgtgtgtgtgagagagagagagagaggcaccaTGGGTCCCTGGATCTATGGAATTAACACAATACCTCTGAGGCTGCATAAgcctggagggagggggcagggagcaaACTTGAGGTTTTGACTTTCAACCTGGTCCCTTCCTAGGTGATGTCCCTGGGACTCTAGTAGAAAATAAACAGCCCTGTCTAGATTTCTCAGCTGCCTCACTCCCTATACACATGGCAGAGGTGTGGCTTAAAAGGGAGGCAcgttagggaattccctggtggtccagtggttaggactgcatgCTTCCACCACAGtgagtgcaggtttgatccccaggccAGGAATCCCACAAGCTGGGTGGGAAAATAGGGGGAaagacccccccccccaaaaaaaaaaaaaaaacaaaacaaaaaccagggaAGTGGGGAAAGGATGTTTTTATTTTGGTGGTGGTGTGCTTCAGCACACAAACTACCGCACACAGCGACACccacaaatatacacacagggTAAGATTTTTCATTctagttatttttctttgctaaGAAGAGCAGCCAGAGAGTTTTTTCTGCTTTTGCAGCTGAGTCTGGGCAAGGAGTGGCTTGCCAGCAGTGGGGAGGTGGGAAATAGGGCAGGGTTCAGCTTCCCTTAACAACTCTGACAGCAGAATCAGCCCCTCACCCCCTAGAGAATGCATCTCTTTGCCCACTCCACTACCCCCTCAATTTTCTTTGTGAAGAATGCTAGTGAAACTTTAGGAGCATTCACCCCTGATTCCACCACTCATCTAGAAACTGCGTGGCCTTGAGTAagctgcttaacctctctgagcctcagtttttcatctataaaatggtgataataatgcCTACCTCCCAGGTTGTTGTGGGAATTATAAGCACAGATGTATgtaaagtgcctggcacaagtaggtgctcaataaaagctattataatagtttttttttcttgcttaaaaaCAACATGGACTTTTTTCCAGGCTCAAGGTCCCAGCCCAGCTGGCTCGCTCTAAGCCTGCATGTGATACCCTCTTTCCAAACCCCTACACACAGCACTCAGCTGAGCTCTGAGTTTGTGACCTGGGGGACACTGTGGTCCAGGAGAAAGGCGAGAAAAGAGACATCTGAAGTGGAATGTCAGGAGCCAGGAGTCCCCAGGAGATGGGGAGTACATGGAATTAGCTTCCCTCTCTTTTTGGTCAAGAGCATTTACCAGTCAGTATTCAGTGATGAGCCTTCCTAGGTCCTGGTGCCCAGCGATGGGATATGTGTGGAGTGACTGTAGAAGGAAGACAACTAAGCTGGGTCCTGGGAAGTTCCCTGAATGGCTGGAGAGCATGACTCACATTTAAATGGCCCTCCACTTCAGACTATGCAGTCTGAAGCAGTTGACCTAACCTCTCAAGCATCagtctttttatctttaaaatagaatttctagGACTCATTGAAATGTGTCTGTAAAGTACTTATGCAAAAATTGGCAAGAAGTAAGTGTTTAGTAAATGGTAACTCCTATTAACTCTTAATTGTAGACAAGGACTGAAGAAAACTGCCTAAAACTTGTGCTGTATCCTACTGGGTAGCCTTTAGTCACATATCacttcttaaatttaatttttaaataaatgtaattaaaaatccAGTTCTTCAGGCAcgctagccacatttcaagtattCAAAAGCCATGTGTGACTAGTGGCTCACATGTTGGACAGTTCAGATTACAGAACATGTTAGAATAAACTTCTACAGCCCAGGACCAAGCAAGTGTGTGCTGAGGTGGCatgggaaggtgggggtgggtaaAGTAATCTGGAGGGCCTAAGTCATCTGGCCTGGAGGAGGAGTATCCTTTAGAAGAGCACTGAGGGAGTTCCCTGActgtccagcagttaggactccacgcttccactgcaggggccagggttcaatccctggtcatcagagagctaagatcccacaagccatgtggtgtggccatttaaaaaaaaaaaaaaaaatgaagtcaaatgTTAAGAATTTTAAGAGGGCATTGAGGGCAGGCAGCTCAGCTGGAGGAGGGGACGCACCAGGCCCACTGAGCACTCACTGTGTGCTAAGGCAGGGCCAGAGGGCAGAGTGCCCTTGGCTGGCCACATCCCAGCCAAATGGGCCTTGACTTGTGGTCTGGTTTCTAGTCTGGCCTATGCCATTGACTTCATTAATCACAAAAGCACAGATGAACGAACTAAAACACTGCGAGAGGGAAGAGGGCATCGACTTGAGTCACACAGATTAGTCCCCAAGGCTGGACTGGAACCTGATGTTCTGTATTGAGTTACCTAGAATCTGCCACCCAGGCTTCACCCATCTTTCAACAGCTTGGCCCAGCTCCTGTCTGTACACATCCAAGGTTGTGAAATCACGGAAATGTATGTCTTTGAAGCAGCCACCCAATGGGTCCTATTCTAGACCAAGAAGTGTTTCCCTTTCCTCCACTGACAACAAAAAAGAGAGGTTCAAAAGTTTGGGGTGGTGGCTGGAATGGTAGGAACCATGAGAAAGAGCTGGTcttgggatggggggaggggagggaccaGGACTAAAAGCTCCCTCTACCCATTTGCTAGGATGCCAGAAACTCTGTCCCCTTGGAACCTTGTCCCACCCACCATCCCTGCCAGCACCTCTTGTACATTCCATGTTTATCTCTCTGCACatctgggtgggagggagggctaGCCCCCCTCCATGGAGCTTCCAGCAGCCTTGTCATGGCCAGTTCCCCACTGGTCTGTACcactgagggtgggggtggggaggctggcaTGCAGGAATGGAgagctcccttctccaggagtaaTGGCAGGGAGCTTGAGTGGACACCGCAAAATATCCGGGACTGGGGACTAACACCCCCATTCTGTGACCGTGTGCAGCCTTAGAGTCTGCCCCAGTTTCCTTTCTAGCACTGTATAAGTCGGCTGAACTCTGGCCAAGTCCTCTCTCAAGACCGAGATTTGAATTTTCTGGGAGGATCTTTGCTCTGTTCTCCCAGATTTGGGCAAAGGATCCCTCACCCTGGTTGATTACAGAGCAAGTAAGTCTTCTTTTGTTGGTTACCCTCACCAGGATTTCTGGTCCCTTTTCTCAAATCCAAGGCAGTATTGACTTCTCCATCTCCTGGCCACTACCCCATGTCAGATCTTATCAGTTCTAGCCTGGACCACTGCAGTGGATTCCTAATTCTGTCCACTCAAATCCTTCAATTCAATCAGTATAGCAGGCAGCCAAGGAAATCTTTCTGAAATTCAATCAGGTCATTTAGGAAAAAATTCAAGCTCTGATGTTCAAGACCTCTAAGATCTAAATTCTTCTCACACTTCTGTtttgctcacacacacatgcttatgagcatattttgaaaatcatttgaagAGATACTCCCTTCTGTTCTGGGAACAGCTGCACAGCCCATCCCTATGAGAGGAGGCCTGCCCAGACCAGCCTTGAAGAAGACTGCAGCGGCAACTGGGTGATTTCCTTTCCTGCCATTGTCCGACTCAGTGGGACTTCTGCTGACGCCCTCCCCTCTTTGGTACACACCCCAGCTCCCAAGGAACAACGTGGTTTTTATCTTCAGACTAGCTATTTTATTTCATCATGCCCAAGGATCTTTCCAGCAGCTTGAGGGGAggagagaatttctttttttcaaagtacTTTACCATTTTAATGGACTATAGgggaaaagagaaactgaaatttttgttaaattgAGGCATCAGTAACATTATATTAACATAAGGTATTCAGTGTAATGATTCGTTATTTGTATACATTGCTAAATGAGCACCACAGTAAGTCCAGTTAACAGCTGTCATCagttacaaaaaattttttttcttgtaatgagacCATTCAAGATCCACTCTCCTACCTacattcaaatatacaatacagtattaactatagtcacgACCATGCTGTTCATTACAGCCCAAtggctgtatttatttattttataactgaaaaattgTACCTTCTCGCCCCCTCACCCATTAGGAGAGGGAGAATTCTTGGCCTTATGAGGTTAAGCCCTGAGTctgagggtggggttgggggagt from Bos mutus isolate GX-2022 chromosome 8, NWIPB_WYAK_1.1, whole genome shotgun sequence carries:
- the MYORG gene encoding myogenesis-regulating glycosidase isoform X2 — protein: MRALARAATIVCVGWTTVSPGHPALNAACGLYAQSYLLSVSPCEHRSGMQCAVITPQPSYYPCPNLRPARFRLALSGGPPARSFLNWGLMPQNSQENSQAYPRRRSGSHTGRKTPETLAAATMYTFLPDNFSPTKPKPSKELKPLLGSAVLGLLLVLAAVVAWCYYSASLRKAERLRAELLDLNRGGFSIRNQKGEQVFRLAFRSGVLDLDSCSRDGALLGCSRTADGRPLHFFIQTVRPKDTVMCYRVRWEEAAPGRAVEHAMFLGDAGAHWYGGAEMKTQHWPIRLDGQQEPQPFVTSDVYSSDAAFGGILERYWLSSRAAAIKVNDSVPFHLGWNSTERSLRLQARYHDTPYKPPAGRAAAPELSYRVCVGSDVTSIHKYMVRRYFNKPSRVPAPEAFRDPIWSTWVLYGRAVDQDKVQRFAQQIRQHRFNSSHLEIDDMYTPAYGDFDFDEAKFPNASDMFRRLRDAGFRVTLWVHPFVNYNSSRFGEGVERELFVREPTGRLPALVRWWNGIGAVLDFTRPEARDWFQGHLRRLRSRYSVASFKFDAGEVSYLPRDFSTYRPLSDPNIWSRRYTEMALPFFSLAEVRVGYQSQNISCFFRLVDRDSVWGYDLGLRSLIPAVLTVSMLGYPFILPDMVGGNAVSERSTSGGDVPERELYVRWLEVAAFMPAMQFSVPPWRYDAEVVAIAHKFTALRASLVAPLLLELAGEVTDTGDPIVRPLWWIAPGDETAHRIDSQFLIGDTLLVAPVLEPGKQERDVYLPAGKWRSYKGELFDKTPVLLTDYPVDLDEIAYFIWVS
- the MYORG gene encoding myogenesis-regulating glycosidase isoform X1 — encoded protein: METVVRGMPLVYPPKPERLNAYEREVVVNMLNSLSRNQPLPQITPRCGCVDPLPGRLPFQGYESACSGRHYCLRGMDYCVSGPPCTERRLRPLCTELPTVRSVSPCEHRSGMQCAVITPQPSYYPCPNLRPARFRLALSGGPPARSFLNWGLMPQNSQENSQAYPRRRSGSHTGRKTPETLAAATMYTFLPDNFSPTKPKPSKELKPLLGSAVLGLLLVLAAVVAWCYYSASLRKAERLRAELLDLNRGGFSIRNQKGEQVFRLAFRSGVLDLDSCSRDGALLGCSRTADGRPLHFFIQTVRPKDTVMCYRVRWEEAAPGRAVEHAMFLGDAGAHWYGGAEMKTQHWPIRLDGQQEPQPFVTSDVYSSDAAFGGILERYWLSSRAAAIKVNDSVPFHLGWNSTERSLRLQARYHDTPYKPPAGRAAAPELSYRVCVGSDVTSIHKYMVRRYFNKPSRVPAPEAFRDPIWSTWVLYGRAVDQDKVQRFAQQIRQHRFNSSHLEIDDMYTPAYGDFDFDEAKFPNASDMFRRLRDAGFRVTLWVHPFVNYNSSRFGEGVERELFVREPTGRLPALVRWWNGIGAVLDFTRPEARDWFQGHLRRLRSRYSVASFKFDAGEVSYLPRDFSTYRPLSDPNIWSRRYTEMALPFFSLAEVRVGYQSQNISCFFRLVDRDSVWGYDLGLRSLIPAVLTVSMLGYPFILPDMVGGNAVSERSTSGGDVPERELYVRWLEVAAFMPAMQFSVPPWRYDAEVVAIAHKFTALRASLVAPLLLELAGEVTDTGDPIVRPLWWIAPGDETAHRIDSQFLIGDTLLVAPVLEPGKQERDVYLPAGKWRSYKGELFDKTPVLLTDYPVDLDEIAYFIWVS
- the MYORG gene encoding myogenesis-regulating glycosidase isoform X3, which produces MPQNSQENSQAYPRRRSGSHTGRKTPETLAAATMYTFLPDNFSPTKPKPSKELKPLLGSAVLGLLLVLAAVVAWCYYSASLRKAERLRAELLDLNRGGFSIRNQKGEQVFRLAFRSGVLDLDSCSRDGALLGCSRTADGRPLHFFIQTVRPKDTVMCYRVRWEEAAPGRAVEHAMFLGDAGAHWYGGAEMKTQHWPIRLDGQQEPQPFVTSDVYSSDAAFGGILERYWLSSRAAAIKVNDSVPFHLGWNSTERSLRLQARYHDTPYKPPAGRAAAPELSYRVCVGSDVTSIHKYMVRRYFNKPSRVPAPEAFRDPIWSTWVLYGRAVDQDKVQRFAQQIRQHRFNSSHLEIDDMYTPAYGDFDFDEAKFPNASDMFRRLRDAGFRVTLWVHPFVNYNSSRFGEGVERELFVREPTGRLPALVRWWNGIGAVLDFTRPEARDWFQGHLRRLRSRYSVASFKFDAGEVSYLPRDFSTYRPLSDPNIWSRRYTEMALPFFSLAEVRVGYQSQNISCFFRLVDRDSVWGYDLGLRSLIPAVLTVSMLGYPFILPDMVGGNAVSERSTSGGDVPERELYVRWLEVAAFMPAMQFSVPPWRYDAEVVAIAHKFTALRASLVAPLLLELAGEVTDTGDPIVRPLWWIAPGDETAHRIDSQFLIGDTLLVAPVLEPGKQERDVYLPAGKWRSYKGELFDKTPVLLTDYPVDLDEIAYFIWVS